The bacterium genome contains a region encoding:
- the recJ gene encoding single-stranded-DNA-specific exonuclease RecJ codes for MKWEILDGTKVNSIEVLQKVIFKNRGLKSENEVKDFLEPKNPKDINLIDLGVPKASINRVLQRLKLAKEKKEKIVIFGDYDADGVCSTAILWEALYKLGFDALPYIPDRFEEGYGIKSQTFKNSKFKALNPALIVTVDNGIVAHSAIKTAKNKKIDVIVVDHHQKTKKKLDTEYIIHSTEVCGSALSWFLAKELKVFDNLELVAIGTVADQMPLLGINRSLVKYGLEELNKHSLASSAGKTKKLGLKELIKSAGISKVGVYEIGFIIAPRINAMGRLLNATDSLRLLCTRDKKKSLILSKLLNDTNLKRQQIVEDVLIRTLKEVDQELNVIVIEGDYHEGVIGLASGRVTEKLYKPSIIFSKGEKISKASARSISGFNIIEAIKETGLIIEGGGHPMAAGFSIETKKISLFKERINEISKKYLNKEMLLRKLKIDAVIDFSIINQDLLDFITKLEPVGYGNYSPIFLSKDVEVVETKTVGSENKHIKMKLKQDSKIIDAIWFNAKSDYISSKPIKANIAFTVEENVWNNKTSIQLKIRDIRNDKDIKII; via the coding sequence ATGAAATGGGAAATATTAGACGGCACTAAGGTAAATAGTATCGAGGTTTTACAAAAAGTAATTTTTAAAAACAGGGGACTAAAATCTGAAAATGAAGTCAAAGATTTTTTAGAACCTAAAAATCCAAAGGATATAAATCTAATTGACTTGGGTGTTCCAAAAGCTTCAATTAATAGGGTCCTTCAAAGATTAAAATTAGCAAAAGAAAAAAAAGAGAAAATTGTAATTTTTGGTGATTATGATGCAGATGGTGTTTGTTCAACAGCAATACTTTGGGAGGCGCTTTATAAATTAGGTTTTGATGCTTTACCATACATACCCGATAGGTTTGAAGAAGGTTATGGTATTAAATCTCAAACTTTTAAAAATTCCAAGTTTAAAGCTCTAAATCCAGCATTGATTGTAACTGTTGATAACGGCATTGTTGCTCATAGTGCAATAAAAACAGCAAAAAACAAAAAAATTGATGTGATTGTAGTTGATCATCATCAGAAAACAAAAAAGAAGTTAGATACAGAATATATTATTCATTCGACTGAGGTTTGTGGATCTGCTCTTTCTTGGTTTTTAGCTAAAGAACTCAAAGTTTTTGATAATTTGGAGCTGGTTGCTATTGGAACAGTTGCTGATCAAATGCCTCTTTTGGGGATAAACAGGTCATTGGTTAAGTATGGACTAGAAGAACTGAATAAGCATAGCTTGGCCAGCTCCGCTGGTAAAACAAAAAAGTTAGGATTAAAAGAATTAATTAAATCTGCAGGTATTTCAAAAGTTGGTGTATATGAAATTGGTTTTATTATAGCCCCAAGAATAAATGCTATGGGAAGGCTTTTAAATGCTACTGATTCTTTAAGGTTACTCTGTACCAGAGACAAAAAAAAGTCACTAATACTTTCAAAGTTGTTAAATGATACAAACCTAAAAAGACAACAAATAGTGGAAGATGTTTTGATAAGAACATTAAAAGAAGTCGATCAAGAGTTAAATGTGATTGTTATAGAAGGTGATTATCATGAAGGAGTAATTGGTTTGGCGTCAGGTAGAGTTACAGAAAAATTATATAAACCTTCAATAATATTTTCAAAAGGTGAAAAGATATCAAAAGCTTCAGCAAGATCAATTAGTGGGTTCAATATTATTGAAGCTATTAAAGAAACTGGATTAATCATAGAGGGTGGTGGTCACCCTATGGCTGCTGGGTTTTCAATAGAAACTAAAAAAATTAGTTTGTTTAAAGAAAGAATAAACGAAATATCAAAAAAATATTTGAATAAAGAGATGTTATTAAGAAAGTTAAAAATTGATGCGGTTATTGATTTTAGTATTATTAATCAAGATTTATTAGATTTCATTACAAAGCTAGAACCTGTAGGGTATGGTAACTACTCACCAATTTTTTTAAGTAAAGATGTAGAAGTTGTGGAAACAAAAACAGTTGGTAGTGAAAATAAGCATATAAAAATGAAACTAAAACAAGACAGTAAAATAATAGATGCAATTTGGTTTAATGCAAAAAGTGACTACATTTCTTCAAAACCCATAAAAGCAAATATTGCCTTCACAGTTGAAGAAAATGTTTGGAACAACAAAACCTCAATACAGTTGAAAATACGAGACATTAGGAATGATAAAGATATAAAAATTATTTAG
- a CDS encoding HD domain-containing protein, translating into MQFNLPKDVSSLLTNFKKNKYEIYVVGGAVRDLLMGKDVVDWDFATNATPEEILSLYPDGFYDNAYGTVGLSRSNSDDDNLKPFEITTYRTEYGYSDNRRPDKVVWGKTLKEDLERRDFTINSLALDEDKIIDFFGGQDDLDKKTLRAVGDPSERFNEDALRMMRAVRIAGELKFKIESKTFMAIQENTTLINKIAKERIKDELFKILKSNNPYSGIVHLKESGLMQEILPEMMKCFGVEQKSPSRHHIYDVGTHLLMSLKECKSSDPVTRFATLIHDIGKPQTYRKLPTGVITFYNHEMVSTRIAENIADRLKLSSKEKDKLIKLVRFHQFTVDEHQTDSAIRRFITNVGLEYVEDMLALRVADRLGGGASETSWRLEEFKKRLIEVQKQPFSIKDLKINGKDVMNTLKIPSGPKVGEILEKLFNEVVENTVPNERKILLKNLKVFS; encoded by the coding sequence ATGCAATTTAATCTTCCAAAAGATGTAAGTAGTCTGTTAACCAACTTCAAAAAAAATAAATATGAAATATATGTTGTAGGTGGTGCCGTTAGAGACCTGCTGATGGGAAAAGATGTGGTTGATTGGGACTTTGCCACTAATGCAACACCTGAAGAAATACTATCTCTTTATCCAGATGGTTTTTACGATAACGCCTACGGCACAGTAGGCTTATCGCGGAGCAATAGCGACGATGATAACCTTAAACCATTTGAAATAACTACATATAGAACTGAATACGGCTACTCAGATAATAGAAGACCGGATAAAGTTGTCTGGGGTAAAACATTAAAAGAAGATCTTGAAAGGCGTGATTTTACAATAAACTCACTTGCTTTAGATGAAGATAAAATAATTGATTTTTTTGGAGGTCAGGACGATTTAGATAAAAAAACACTGCGGGCAGTAGGTGACCCATCAGAAAGATTCAATGAAGATGCACTACGTATGATGAGAGCCGTGAGAATAGCGGGTGAACTTAAATTTAAAATTGAATCAAAAACTTTTATGGCCATCCAAGAAAACACCACCCTAATTAATAAAATTGCAAAAGAGAGAATTAAAGATGAACTTTTTAAAATCTTAAAAAGCAATAATCCTTATTCAGGTATTGTCCACCTAAAAGAATCTGGTTTAATGCAAGAGATATTGCCTGAAATGATGAAGTGTTTTGGAGTAGAACAAAAGTCCCCCAGTAGACACCATATATATGACGTTGGCACACATTTATTAATGAGTTTAAAAGAATGTAAATCAAGTGATCCTGTTACACGTTTTGCAACCCTAATTCATGATATTGGTAAACCTCAAACTTATAGAAAACTACCAACTGGAGTTATAACTTTCTACAACCACGAAATGGTTTCAACAAGAATTGCAGAGAATATTGCAGACAGACTTAAACTATCGTCAAAAGAAAAAGATAAATTAATTAAACTTGTGAGGTTTCATCAGTTTACTGTAGATGAACACCAAACAGATTCTGCAATTAGAAGGTTTATAACTAACGTTGGACTTGAGTATGTAGAAGATATGTTGGCTTTAAGAGTTGCAGACAGACTTGGTGGTGGCGCTTCAGAAACATCTTGGCGTTTGGAAGAGTTTAAAAAGAGATTAATTGAAGTTCAAAAACAACCTTTTTCGATTAAAGACTTAAAAATAAACGGAAAAGATGTAATGAATACATTAAAAATTCCAAGTGGACCAAAGGTGGGCGAGATTTTGGAAAAACTATTTAATGAAGTTGTTGAGAACACGGTTCCAAATGAGAGAAAAATATTACTAAAAAACTTAAAGGTCTTTTCTTAA
- the secF gene encoding protein translocase subunit SecF, with product MLLLSIGISSLFKWGFKLGIDFTGGVVVEYRQEDGEVKAQKFAYISEEETQKIRDEIKNKNAEELRFEVVGPSIGPELVKKTYIAIAISAILILFWIAIQFKSFKFGVSAILAMLHDSLILIGSFSLLGHFMDVEIDFLFVTAVLTILSFSVHDTIVVYDRIREKQKKYDPELGSDIEKIANSAISETMVRSLNNSFTIIFMLLAMVLLGGDSIRWFASALLIGTISGTYSSPFVAVPILVTWDKLSKKLRKDL from the coding sequence ATGCTTTTATTGAGCATTGGAATTTCCAGCCTTTTCAAATGGGGATTTAAATTAGGCATAGATTTTACTGGTGGTGTAGTTGTTGAATATAGACAGGAAGATGGTGAAGTTAAAGCTCAAAAATTTGCCTACATATCTGAAGAAGAAACACAAAAAATAAGGGATGAGATCAAAAATAAAAATGCAGAAGAGTTAAGATTTGAAGTTGTTGGCCCGTCAATTGGTCCAGAACTTGTCAAAAAAACATATATCGCGATTGCTATTTCAGCTATTCTAATTTTATTTTGGATAGCTATACAGTTTAAAAGTTTTAAGTTTGGTGTATCTGCAATACTTGCCATGCTTCATGATTCATTAATTTTAATTGGATCATTTTCTCTCCTCGGTCATTTTATGGATGTAGAAATAGACTTTCTGTTTGTTACAGCAGTTTTAACAATTCTCTCTTTTTCTGTTCATGACACAATTGTTGTCTATGATAGGATTCGTGAAAAACAAAAAAAATATGATCCAGAACTTGGTAGTGACATTGAAAAAATTGCAAACAGTGCAATATCAGAAACTATGGTTAGAAGTTTAAATAATTCTTTCACTATCATTTTTATGCTTTTAGCAATGGTTCTTTTGGGAGGAGATTCTATTCGTTGGTTTGCTTCAGCGCTTTTGATTGGAACAATTTCAGGAACATACTCTTCACCGTTTGTTGCAGTCCCGATACTTGTGACTTGGGATAAATTAAGTAAGAAGTTAAGAAAAGACCTTTAA
- the secD gene encoding protein translocase subunit SecD: MKKNLLVKLFLILLLTVACTMISFGFPLFGKTWDLSLGLDLSGGSRLVFEADTRELAEEKKQQAIESLRKVIEKRVNLFGVTESNVVGSRFEGKDRIIVELPGINDPKTASDLIGQTAQLYFAEVAVSEDNPEQTSLVPTNLTGADLKSADTVFDPNTGKPSVSIEFTDEGSKKFEEITELNIGKPLAIILDGEIVSAPVVNEKISGGTAQISGNFSVEEASQLEVQLNAGALPVPVFLVEQKTITASLGVDSVNVSLRAGIVGLIMVLLFMVLMYGRYGLIADIALIIFGVITLAIYKLIPVTLTLPGIAGFLLAVGMAVDSNILIFERLKEEIKLKPIREALEVSFGKAWDSIRDANVATLVTSFILANPLDWEFLHVSGPVRGFAITLALGIGVSLFTGLVVSRNLLRLFIREEKK, translated from the coding sequence ATGAAGAAGAACTTGTTGGTTAAACTATTTTTAATTCTCCTTTTAACTGTAGCTTGTACAATGATAAGCTTTGGTTTTCCTTTATTTGGAAAAACTTGGGATTTATCATTGGGCTTAGATTTATCTGGTGGAAGTAGGCTTGTTTTTGAAGCAGATACAAGGGAACTAGCGGAGGAAAAAAAACAACAGGCCATAGAATCTTTACGTAAGGTTATTGAAAAAAGAGTAAATCTTTTTGGTGTGACAGAGAGTAATGTGGTCGGCTCAAGATTTGAGGGTAAGGATAGGATAATTGTCGAGCTTCCAGGTATTAATGACCCCAAAACAGCAAGTGATTTAATTGGCCAAACTGCTCAGTTGTATTTTGCAGAAGTTGCTGTTTCTGAAGATAACCCCGAACAAACAAGCTTGGTCCCAACCAATTTAACTGGTGCTGATCTAAAATCTGCAGATACTGTTTTTGACCCAAATACTGGCAAACCCTCTGTGTCAATTGAATTTACTGATGAGGGATCAAAAAAGTTTGAAGAAATTACAGAATTAAACATAGGTAAACCACTAGCTATTATATTAGATGGCGAAATCGTCTCGGCCCCTGTCGTTAATGAGAAAATTAGTGGTGGAACTGCACAAATATCTGGTAACTTTTCAGTTGAAGAGGCCTCTCAACTAGAAGTACAACTCAACGCAGGTGCCCTACCTGTTCCCGTATTTTTAGTTGAGCAAAAAACTATTACAGCTTCATTGGGTGTTGACTCAGTAAATGTGAGTTTAAGGGCGGGAATAGTTGGTTTAATTATGGTTTTGTTATTTATGGTTTTAATGTATGGTAGGTATGGATTGATTGCAGATATAGCCTTGATTATATTTGGGGTAATTACACTTGCTATTTATAAACTTATTCCAGTAACTCTAACGCTTCCAGGGATTGCAGGATTTTTACTTGCTGTTGGTATGGCGGTTGATAGTAATATTTTAATTTTCGAGAGACTTAAAGAGGAAATAAAACTAAAACCAATAAGAGAAGCGTTGGAAGTCTCATTTGGCAAGGCTTGGGATTCAATAAGAGATGCTAATGTTGCAACACTTGTAACTTCCTTTATTCTGGCAAATCCTCTTGATTGGGAGTTTTTGCACGTATCTGGCCCAGTTCGTGGTTTTGCAATTACATTGGCCTTGGGAATTGGAGTATCTCTGTTTACTGGACTTGTTGTGAGCCGTAATTTACTTAGGTTGTTTATTAGAGAGGAAAAGAAATAA
- a CDS encoding winged helix-turn-helix domain-containing protein, producing MASLEDIITSKVRVKILDLFFSNVTEMYHVRGIVREIGEEINAVRRELERLEKQGILKKEPRGNRIYYYLRTDYPGYGDLLSMVSKSTGLGKALIDSKSKLGKVGYIMFSGRFARMKPRKTEDSVDMLVVGEIVLPEIAMIIRTYESKLGREINYTVMTREELDYRKKRRDPFLQGIFLSSRVMIIGDEEELVG from the coding sequence ATGGCAAGTCTAGAAGATATAATCACTTCAAAGGTTAGAGTTAAAATCTTGGACCTTTTCTTTTCTAATGTCACTGAGATGTATCACGTCAGGGGAATTGTCCGAGAGATTGGTGAAGAAATTAATGCAGTCAGAAGAGAACTGGAGAGACTTGAAAAGCAAGGAATTCTTAAAAAAGAACCAAGGGGTAATAGAATTTACTATTATTTAAGAACTGACTATCCAGGTTATGGTGACCTTCTTTCAATGGTTTCAAAATCAACTGGATTAGGTAAGGCGCTAATAGATTCAAAATCCAAACTAGGAAAAGTTGGCTATATTATGTTTTCAGGTAGGTTTGCAAGGATGAAACCTAGAAAAACTGAAGATAGTGTTGATATGTTGGTGGTTGGTGAAATTGTTCTACCTGAAATTGCCATGATAATTAGAACTTATGAATCAAAATTGGGTAGGGAAATCAACTACACTGTAATGACTCGAGAAGAATTAGACTATCGAAAAAAGAGACGTGATCCGTTTTTGCAAGGCATTTTTCTTTCAAGTCGAGTAATGATAATTGGTGATGAAGAAGAACTTGTTGGTTAA
- a CDS encoding DUF3048 domain-containing protein, translated as MNKIVNSKYFTLVLGFIGLFLVSTGISLAGFTFLVKDSKGPTIKDASGRVSRVDLSKPKTEMCPINGEMYTKEEKEIWSKKRPILAIIENHLESRPQSGLSRADVVYELVAEGGITRFLTVFYCGVADNDYTIGQIRSVRVYFTNYALGYGSNPLFVHWGGANNICNNCPGGVKEKGVIDPRTDAYKQLEKLGWVNGRFGNNMNGATNTGYPALFTDDRRLSLATEHQKVGSTDAIYEEAEKRGFNYKDSKGNAWDKNFTPWQFIEGKAISSPKYSSISFMFWKNKPDYDVEWKYDQSTNNYLRFNGGKAHKDLENGEQLSAKNVVIVYVKEEGPVDKEGHMLYTVTGEGKAVVFQNGDVIEGTWEKTNAVDSLKLLDSDGEEIKFVKGKIWIEALPSGNSVNY; from the coding sequence ATGAATAAAATAGTTAACTCAAAATATTTTACATTAGTTCTAGGTTTTATAGGTTTATTTTTGGTTTCAACAGGAATATCTCTTGCGGGCTTTACATTTTTAGTTAAAGATTCAAAAGGCCCAACTATTAAAGATGCTTCTGGTAGGGTGTCGCGTGTAGACCTTTCAAAACCAAAAACGGAAATGTGTCCAATTAATGGTGAGATGTATACAAAGGAAGAAAAAGAAATTTGGTCTAAAAAACGTCCAATTCTTGCGATTATTGAAAATCACCTAGAGTCAAGGCCACAATCTGGTCTCTCTCGAGCAGATGTCGTCTATGAGTTGGTAGCAGAAGGTGGGATAACCAGATTTTTGACTGTTTTTTACTGTGGGGTCGCAGATAATGATTATACAATTGGTCAAATTAGAAGCGTTAGGGTTTATTTCACAAACTATGCTTTAGGATATGGTAGTAATCCTTTGTTTGTTCACTGGGGAGGGGCCAATAATATTTGTAACAATTGTCCTGGAGGTGTCAAAGAAAAAGGTGTGATTGATCCAAGAACTGACGCCTATAAACAATTAGAAAAGTTAGGTTGGGTTAATGGACGCTTTGGAAATAATATGAATGGTGCAACAAATACAGGTTATCCAGCATTATTTACAGACGATAGGAGATTAAGTCTTGCAACAGAACACCAAAAGGTTGGCTCCACTGATGCAATTTATGAAGAAGCTGAGAAAAGAGGGTTTAACTACAAAGATTCTAAAGGGAATGCTTGGGATAAGAATTTTACACCTTGGCAATTTATTGAAGGAAAGGCGATTTCCTCACCTAAATATAGTTCGATATCCTTTATGTTCTGGAAAAATAAACCTGATTATGACGTTGAGTGGAAATATGACCAAAGTACAAACAACTATTTAAGATTTAATGGTGGTAAAGCACATAAAGATTTAGAAAATGGGGAGCAGTTGTCTGCAAAAAATGTTGTTATCGTCTATGTCAAAGAAGAAGGACCTGTTGATAAAGAGGGTCATATGTTGTATACAGTAACCGGTGAGGGTAAGGCAGTGGTTTTCCAGAATGGAGATGTTATAGAGGGTACTTGGGAAAAGACGAACGCTGTTGATAGCTTAAAGCTATTAGACAGTGATGGCGAAGAAATAAAATTTGTTAAAGGTAAGATTTGGATAGAAGCACTGCCATCTGGAAATAGTGTAAATTACTAA
- a CDS encoding DUF4446 family protein, with amino-acid sequence MNINLTLSLIAIIGLVFVAGFLIWLLIIFKDLIKISKNKDFSDNTKSLVKLKKDFEDFKELSLNNIQRVGLVKYNPFDEAGGEHSFSLALLDGKKNGIIITSLHTRERTRTYIKEIHLAKAKIELSKEEQKALQLSMK; translated from the coding sequence ATGAATATTAACTTAACTTTAAGTCTAATTGCAATCATTGGTCTAGTTTTTGTAGCTGGCTTTTTAATCTGGCTACTTATAATTTTTAAAGATTTAATTAAAATATCAAAAAATAAAGATTTCTCTGATAACACTAAGTCGTTAGTTAAGCTTAAAAAGGACTTTGAAGATTTTAAAGAGCTATCTTTAAACAATATCCAGAGAGTTGGTTTAGTTAAATACAACCCATTTGACGAGGCTGGTGGAGAACATAGTTTCTCTTTGGCACTTTTAGATGGAAAGAAAAATGGTATTATTATTACTAGTTTACATACTAGAGAAAGAACAAGAACATATATAAAGGAAATCCATCTTGCTAAAGCAAAAATAGAGCTTTCAAAAGAGGAGCAAAAAGCGTTACAATTATCAATGAAGTAA
- a CDS encoding DUF5679 domain-containing protein, with protein sequence MMYCVKCRTKREGKDAQAVTMKNGKKATKAVCEVCGTTMFKIGGN encoded by the coding sequence ATGATGTACTGTGTAAAGTGTAGAACAAAGAGAGAAGGTAAAGACGCACAAGCTGTAACAATGAAGAATGGTAAGAAAGCAACAAAGGCAGTTTGTGAAGTTTGTGGAACAACGATGTTCAAGATTGGTGGAAACTAA
- the nth gene encoding endonuclease III, with product MFGKNPYKTLVSTLLSSRTKDEVTLVRSKELFKVADSLEKLKKLDVKTIEKLIYPVGFYKTKAKYLKNLNITKVPKTRGELMKINGVGRKTANLVLNRAFGIPAIAVDTHVHRICNTLGWVKTKTPEQTEMKLINIIPKKYWPDLNRLFVSIGRQFTTNKKLIAFLRKEGLI from the coding sequence GTGTTTGGTAAAAACCCATACAAAACACTCGTCTCCACATTATTATCTTCAAGGACCAAAGATGAAGTCACGTTAGTTAGATCCAAAGAACTTTTTAAAGTTGCAGATAGCTTAGAAAAACTAAAAAAGTTAGATGTTAAAACAATAGAAAAACTTATTTACCCTGTAGGTTTTTACAAAACAAAAGCTAAATACCTAAAGAACTTAAACATTACAAAAGTTCCAAAAACACGTGGGGAACTAATGAAAATTAATGGAGTTGGTAGAAAAACTGCAAATCTAGTTTTAAACAGAGCTTTTGGTATCCCAGCCATTGCAGTCGACACTCATGTTCATAGAATTTGTAATACCTTAGGTTGGGTAAAAACAAAAACACCAGAACAGACAGAGATGAAACTTATTAATATAATCCCAAAGAAATATTGGCCTGATTTAAATAGATTGTTTGTCTCCATCGGTCGTCAATTTACAACAAATAAAAAATTGATAGCGTTTCTAAGGAAAGAGGGTTTAATTTAA
- the dtd gene encoding D-aminoacyl-tRNA deacylase — protein MKVVIQRVKSAMVIREENKSIVGEIKSGLFVLLGIKKGDTKKQADEIINKMVKLRIMADEEGKMNLSVIDTKSEILLVSQFTLYANTKDGNRPSFMEAEEPLKAKIIYEYIVESLQEKNVKVATGSFGDYMKIDCVLDGPVTLVLEN, from the coding sequence ATGAAAGTGGTTATACAGCGTGTAAAGTCAGCTATGGTTATAAGGGAGGAGAATAAAAGTATAGTTGGCGAGATAAAAAGCGGATTATTTGTACTTTTGGGCATTAAAAAGGGGGATACTAAAAAACAGGCTGATGAGATTATAAATAAAATGGTTAAACTTCGAATAATGGCAGATGAAGAAGGAAAAATGAATTTGTCAGTTATAGATACAAAGTCTGAAATACTTTTGGTTTCTCAGTTTACACTTTATGCAAACACAAAAGATGGAAACAGACCTTCGTTTATGGAAGCAGAAGAACCCTTAAAGGCAAAAATAATATATGAATATATTGTTGAAAGTTTACAAGAAAAAAATGTCAAGGTGGCAACTGGTAGTTTTGGAGACTATATGAAAATTGATTGTGTCCTCGACGGTCCAGTTACACTAGTTTTAGAGAATTAA
- a CDS encoding AI-2E family transporter → MPRKVEISHKTIFFTAIFVGSIWFVYYIRDIVLQLFVALILVSILSPFVTKLSKYKIPKPVSILISYILIFGFFGLTIGAVLPPLIEQTTNLANGLPQYFQSSELAKYINEDVVKQTVSQLGSVPSQIVKAGFSLFGNILNIFTVLIFAFYLLLVRDKFDTNLEFLFGKEKTKNAADFINRLESKLGGWARGQLLLMILIGVLSYIGFIILGIPYALPLALLAGILEIVPFVGPIIAAIPVVILGFSISPFLGFASVGLAILIQQLENYIFVPKIMEKSAGVSPIITLIALAVGYRLAGIVGMIISIPIVIIIQTIAFRPLESSK, encoded by the coding sequence ATGCCGAGAAAAGTTGAGATCTCACACAAGACAATATTTTTTACAGCCATTTTTGTAGGTTCTATTTGGTTTGTATACTATATCAGAGATATAGTCCTACAGCTTTTTGTGGCCTTGATATTGGTTTCGATACTTAGCCCATTTGTTACTAAGCTTTCAAAGTATAAAATACCTAAACCTGTTTCAATACTTATTTCATACATTCTTATCTTTGGTTTTTTTGGTTTAACAATAGGAGCGGTACTCCCACCATTAATTGAACAAACAACCAATTTGGCCAATGGTTTACCGCAGTACTTTCAGAGTTCAGAGTTGGCAAAATATATAAATGAAGACGTGGTAAAACAAACTGTTTCTCAATTAGGGTCAGTACCTAGTCAGATTGTAAAAGCTGGATTTTCTCTCTTTGGAAATATCTTAAACATTTTTACTGTACTCATCTTTGCATTTTATTTACTTTTAGTTAGAGACAAATTTGACACAAACTTAGAATTTCTTTTTGGGAAAGAGAAAACAAAAAATGCAGCAGATTTTATTAATAGACTTGAATCAAAGCTAGGTGGTTGGGCAAGAGGTCAGCTTTTACTAATGATATTGATAGGTGTTTTAAGTTATATCGGATTTATTATTTTGGGAATACCTTACGCGTTACCACTTGCGTTGCTGGCTGGTATTTTAGAAATAGTTCCCTTTGTGGGACCAATTATTGCGGCGATTCCTGTGGTTATTTTAGGTTTTAGTATTTCTCCGTTTTTAGGTTTTGCTTCAGTTGGACTTGCTATTTTAATTCAGCAACTTGAAAACTATATTTTTGTACCAAAGATTATGGAGAAATCTGCAGGAGTATCACCAATTATTACATTAATTGCTTTGGCGGTGGGGTATAGATTGGCTGGAATAGTTGGCATGATTATCTCCATACCAATAGTCATTATAATTCAAACAATTGCCTTTCGGCCCCTAGAGAGTAGTAAGTAA
- the miaA gene encoding tRNA (adenosine(37)-N6)-dimethylallyltransferase MiaA encodes MDTVGAIDTTSGYHQSSNTTSKEQKVITHKKLLVICGPTATGKTHLGFLLAKKFDGEIVSADSRQVYKHMDIGTGKEWDKNIKIWGYDLVDPKDEFSVSDYFNQMKQVVSDIWDRDKLPIIVGGTGLYIKSLIDGIPTVDIPKNEELRKNLGNLSLTELYEKLATLDSLKVARLNSSDKKNPRRLIRAIEVAVWNIENETQKKIVDLRDRVLDDDVEVLMIGLKSSKENLFKNIKNRVEKRVNEGFIDEIESLLKMGVSWKNQSMKSLGYKEAEAFFKEGQTYEEFIENWERNEMKYVKRQITWFKKDKRIVWFYISDKNFLENIENLVSKWNLGDLNGIL; translated from the coding sequence ATGGATACAGTAGGTGCAATAGATACAACATCTGGTTATCACCAAAGTTCTAATACCACTTCAAAAGAGCAAAAAGTCATAACTCACAAAAAATTGTTGGTTATCTGTGGGCCTACAGCTACAGGTAAAACACACCTCGGTTTTTTGTTGGCTAAAAAGTTTGATGGCGAGATTGTCTCCGCAGATTCTAGACAAGTATACAAACATATGGACATCGGTACAGGTAAAGAGTGGGATAAAAATATAAAAATTTGGGGGTATGACCTAGTTGATCCAAAAGATGAATTTAGTGTTTCCGACTACTTTAACCAAATGAAGCAGGTAGTTTCTGATATTTGGGATAGAGATAAGTTACCAATAATTGTGGGGGGCACAGGTTTGTATATAAAAAGTTTGATTGATGGAATACCCACTGTAGATATTCCTAAAAACGAGGAATTAAGAAAAAACCTTGGAAACTTAAGCCTGACTGAGTTATATGAAAAATTAGCAACTCTTGATAGTCTAAAAGTAGCAAGGCTAAACTCGTCTGATAAAAAAAATCCAAGAAGACTTATTAGGGCTATTGAGGTTGCTGTTTGGAATATCGAAAATGAAACACAAAAAAAGATAGTCGATTTACGAGACAGGGTCTTGGATGATGATGTCGAAGTTTTAATGATTGGACTAAAATCAAGTAAAGAAAATTTGTTTAAAAATATAAAGAATCGGGTGGAAAAAAGAGTAAATGAGGGTTTTATTGATGAGATTGAGTCGCTTTTAAAAATGGGTGTTTCTTGGAAGAACCAGTCAATGAAATCGTTAGGATATAAAGAAGCCGAAGCCTTTTTCAAAGAAGGGCAAACTTATGAGGAATTTATTGAAAATTGGGAGAGAAATGAAATGAAGTATGTTAAGCGTCAAATAACTTGGTTTAAAAAAGACAAGAGAATTGTTTGGTTTTATATAAGTGATAAAAATTTTCTTGAAAATATAGAAAATTTAGTTAGCAAGTGGAACTTGGGCGATTTAAATGGTATTCTTTAG